In Mercenaria mercenaria strain notata chromosome 13, MADL_Memer_1, whole genome shotgun sequence, a single window of DNA contains:
- the LOC128547733 gene encoding trichohyalin-like has translation MEKKRLSDEVESFKQQLNEDMFRKETEMRQRHDMIEEIVRKDMEMRIRKEMEESIRKELEVKMQNDTKEERRKQEESERRKMLDSEREMEARNRKEIEERRRKREESEKALKLRREKQKEEEDELMKSIQRLKVREEEVNAEQETESTDDDEGKEIEERIRRLREEKESLEKRHKERRGKAKDDKKEQKDEEDTRRLLSKPKIPQFDGNQFEEWKLEITSLIETKLYKEYILAQAVRNSITGKARKVLLTLKPSASTKAILKKMEDIYGNIRSGDSIIHDFYSAKQTRGEPCSEWGVRIETLFYQALERGEIEESRKDSKLKERFWRGLLSEKIKIATRSAYESSGSFDTLRKKARIEELEIESETLPSEHGVKDSDIKSVIRNIPEQVNTHQPIRRAEETNAKMDELLKKMMELEKEIRDIKSNQSGNTESKRGTGGYRLRPYGRPYRWRRYEVDRSVDDNPKKSEEKKKETPPKEHSSEKSKDNLN, from the coding sequence ATGGAGAAGAAAAGATTATCAGATGAAGTGGAATCATTTAAGCAGCAATTAAATGAGGATATGTTCAGAAAAGAAACAGAAATGAGACAAAGGCATGACATGATAGAGGAGATAGTAAGGAAAGATATGGAAATGAGAATTAGAAAAGAAATGGAGGAAAGTATCAGAAAAGAATTGgaagtaaaaatgcaaaatgatacAAAGGAGGAGCGACGAAAACAGGAGGAATCGGAAAGAAGGAAGATGTTAGATAGTGAAAGAGAAATGGAAGCAAGAAACCGAAAGGAAatagaagaaagaagaagaaaaagggAAGAAAGCGAGAAAGCATTGAAATTAAGGAGAGAGAAGCAAAAGGAGGAAGAAGATGAGCTGATGAAAAGCATACAGAGACTTAAAGTTAGAGAGGAGGAAGTAAATGCTGAACAAGAGACGGAAAGCACTGATGATGATGAAGGCAAGGAAATAGAGGAGAGGATAAGACGATTAAGGGAAGAAAAAGAAAGCTTGGAAAAGAGACATAAAGAGAGAAGGGGGAAAGCAAAGGATGATAAAAAGGAGCAGAAAGATGAAGAAGATACGAGAAGATTACTCAGCAAGCCCAAAATACCACAGTTTGACGGAAACCAGTTTGAAGAATGGAAATTGGAAATAACAAGTCTCATTGAAACAAAGCTTTACAAGGAATACATATTAGCCCAAGCCGTAAGAAATTCGATAACAGGAAAAGCAAGAAAAGTTCTACTGACTCTGAAACCATCAGCTTCCACTAAGGCGATACTGAAGAAAATGGAGGACATTTATGGAAATATTAGAAGTGGAGATTCCATCATACATGATTTTTACTCGGCAAAGCAGACCAGAGGAGAGCCGTGTTCAGAATGGGGTGTTAGAATAGAAACGCTATTTTATCAAGCACTGGAGAGAGGTGAAATAGAAGAATCTAGAAAGGATTCAAAGTTAAAAGAGCGATTTTGGAGAGGACTTTTATCTGAGAAAATAAAGATAGCTACAAGATCAGCATATGAATCATCAGGATCATTTGATACCCTTCGAAAGAAAGCAAGGATTGAAGAATTAGAAATAGAAAGCGAAACTTTACCATCAGAACATGGAGTGAAAGATTCAGATATCAAGTCAGTGATTCGAAATATTCCAGAACAAGTGAATACACACCAACCAATACGTAGAGCAGAAGAAACGAACGCAAAGATGGATGAACTATTGAAAAAGATGATGGAATTAGAGAAAGAAATCAGAGACATAAAAAGTAACCAGAGTGGAAATACAGAGAGTAAAAGAGGAACAGGCGGATACAGACTACGACCATATGGAAGGCCTTATAGATGGAGACGGTATGAAGTTGATAGAAGTGTTGATGATAATCCGAAGAAGTCGGAGGAAAAGAAGAAGGAAACCCCACCAAAAGAGCACTCATCAGAGAAGTCAAAAGACAATTTAAACTAG